Genomic segment of Bacteroides stercoris ATCC 43183:
AGGCGATACACAGGTCGGCTGTTGCATCGATAATCGCTTTGTTGAAGACAAAGATGGGGTCTTCTTCTTTCAGCAGGTGTTCCGGAATCTTTTTGATATCCGTGTCCAGACCTACGCATAGAAATGATTTCTTGCGTTTGATATTCTCAAAGAGTTGTTGTTTGTTCATATCGCAATTTGTTGGTTTAATGGTTTTACTTTTTAAATAAATATCCCTTGATGCTCATTCTTATATCTTCGTCACTGTTCTTTTCATAATGGATATCGAATGCAGTCAGCATGAACAGGTTCTTGGGAGAATTGCATCGGAAAGAGGTAGGCGGTATATGACCGTGCTTGCTGTTCTTTTCCAACATTTCCAATGTGCTGAGTTCGATATATGCGCTATCGTTCAGATTGTCCGTCCGGGTATCGAGTGAAACGGGCAATATTCCATTTTCAAGATATTGGCGGGGGATGGTAAGAAAGCGGCTTGACATACCGTCGCTGGGTATGGCGATAAATCGCGTGTAGCCTTTGGGAACACTGATGTTCGTTTGACTGTCGATTGCTCCGCTATAAGTAACCTTGCCGCTATCAGTGCCGGCGGGCGCTGCATTTGTTTCAGTATCCGCTGCCACGGAATAGAGGTTGTAGGTTACGTTTCTGTCTATCAGATGAGTGACGCTCTCCGTGCCGAACCAGCTGTTCAGGTATCTGAATTTACTGTTTATCCGTATCGCCTGCTTTTCCGGCAGCGAGTACATCCATTCCTCATATTGTTGTAGCGAGAGGGGGGCTTTTGCCTGGCAACTGCGTTGCATCTCGGCTTTGATTTCGTTAAGAATGACATTCTTTGTAATGCCGGCATAGTTGACGGGCAATGCCGATGTCAGCAAAAAGATGATGGCAAACGAAATGGGTATCCAGTTGATACGCCGTGCCTTGATGGCGAACAACCCGATACAGACAAAATAGAACCAGCCGTTGAGTGTGGCGAGATAGAGCCGGTTAACGGTAATGCCGTAATCGTTGAACCGGCGCACGATGCCTATGGTCATCAGCAACAGCAGAGGCAGTATCAGTACGGGCATCCAGCGGGCAATCCAGTTGTCAAACCGTTTGTTATTTTCAAGGCGTGCGGGATACAGACCGAATTGAATGGCGATGCACACCGTCATTAATGCTACGATGAGCCATGACACCCAGCCTGTGGGCAGTTCCCAACTGACAAGGATGCGGGCGGCATACATGTAAAGCACTGTCAGATATCCGGCTGTAAGCGGAAGGAACAGGTAGTGTATGATGCCGTTCAGGAATTCGGATGAGTGGGGGTCGCGGTTGTGTTTGTCCTCTCCCTGCGGCAACAATCCGAGGAACAGTATCAAGGCGAGCGTTATGCTGCACAGATAATAGATATAGGCATAGCACTTTCCGCTGAAATGGATGTCGAACAGCTGGTGCAGTGAGAACAACAGCAGACTGATGCCTGCCCATAGGATGAGGCCTATGATTTGTGTAACAGCGAACGAAGAAACAGCGTTCAGTGCAAAATTCCAACTGGCAATGTCATTCTTCTCGCGCAGGAACGAGAGGAAGAATGTGGAAAGCCCTATGGTGAGAATGGCCGCCGTGTGGGCGATGCCGATTT
This window contains:
- a CDS encoding DUF4153 domain-containing protein, whose translation is MKGLSVEKAFHTVTEAFQNCLKRFPVTVAFIFAFTAYLIHLTSISWTGEERLLFITGYYLSVGILLSLTLHLWSEEVKSRMWKTGIQLAAHALLIADAFLLYRYLGTESSWIEIGIAHTAAILTIGLSTFFLSFLREKNDIASWNFALNAVSSFAVTQIIGLILWAGISLLLFSLHQLFDIHFSGKCYAYIYYLCSITLALILFLGLLPQGEDKHNRDPHSSEFLNGIIHYLFLPLTAGYLTVLYMYAARILVSWELPTGWVSWLIVALMTVCIAIQFGLYPARLENNKRFDNWIARWMPVLILPLLLLMTIGIVRRFNDYGITVNRLYLATLNGWFYFVCIGLFAIKARRINWIPISFAIIFLLTSALPVNYAGITKNVILNEIKAEMQRSCQAKAPLSLQQYEEWMYSLPEKQAIRINSKFRYLNSWFGTESVTHLIDRNVTYNLYSVAADTETNAAPAGTDSGKVTYSGAIDSQTNISVPKGYTRFIAIPSDGMSSRFLTIPRQYLENGILPVSLDTRTDNLNDSAYIELSTLEMLEKNSKHGHIPPTSFRCNSPKNLFMLTAFDIHYEKNSDEDIRMSIKGYLFKK